Below is a genomic region from Candidatus Afararchaeum irisae.
CCTCGTCGCGCACACGTCTCTCAAGCACGTCGCGGTAAGAGGCGTAGCCGAAGACGAGGACTGCGGCGACGACTCTGGCTACGTCGGTGTAGACTTGGAGTTGAACTGGGGCTTCGACGTTCACTCGTGTCTCAGATGTCGTCGAGACGTCTCGCCATCTTGACGGCGCTCTCGACCCCTCTCTTCGCGTAGTCGACACGGCTGTGAGCCTCTATACGTGACATACCCGGACCTGAGACGCCGAGTGCGACGGGTGTGTCGTACTCCAGCGAGAGATCAGAGATCTTCTGTGACGCGTTTGAGACGACTACGTCGTCGTGGTCAGTCTCGCCCTCTATTACGACTCCGAGTGTGACGACTGAGTCTATATCGTCCCTCTGACACAGCTTCTTCACGAAGAGAGGCATGTCGTAGACACCCGGGACATAGACCGTCTCGACTACGTCGGCGTCTAAGAAGTCGGCGTGTTCACGTGCGACTTCTTCCATCTGAGACGTTATGTCCCTGTTGAACTCGGCGACTACGAGACCTAGATCTACCATGGTCGAAAGTCGGAGAAGAGAGATTTAACTCTTTTCTGTTATCCGTGTCCGACAGCCGCGTCTTGGAAACAGAACAGTGCCCTAGCCTCGTGTCAGACCTGTTCGTCGAGGACTACAGTGCTGTCTGACTTAATCCAGGCGAGCGGGTTCCTCGCGTCATACAGCACCGTGCCGTCGTCGGTGTCGTATGACTCTATGTTCGAGACCTCTTCGTCCATCTCACGGCTCGCACTGGACATATTGTGTGTCACCTCATACCACGCTTAGGACGCGTAGTATATAACCCTTGTGACTTGTTGTCACACTGAACCCAACCACCGCGAATATATAGGTGAGACGTCTAATCCGGATATGGGCGACGGGAACCAGTCGAGCATACGTGACTTCGGGGAGGAACCCGAGAATCCGAGGACGGAGACAGAGACCGAAGGGACGGAGATAGGCGTCACCAACATAGATTACACCGTCGAGTCCGACGCCGACGGAGAGCCGTATCCCGTCGTAAACGTATTCGGAAGGACAACGGACGGAGAGGCGAAACACGTCCGTGTCCTCGGATTCGAGCCCTACTTCTACATTCCCGAGGATCAAGCAGAAGGGATAGCCGAGAAGGAGGAACGTGTCACGCGCACCGAGGACGGGTACGAGTCGATAGAGGGCGACGACCTCATCCGTGTCTACACGCGTATACCCGCAGACGTCGGCGAGGTGAGGGAGTCGTACCACCATTACGAGGCGGACATACTCTTCCCCAACCGTTTCAGGATCGACAAGGGGGTCAAGTCGGGGATACGTATACCTCCGGAGTACGACGGAGATGAAGTCATAGAGATAGACGAGTCAGAAGTCGAGCCGTGCGATGTAAATGCTCCCGCACGGACGGGTATCATAGATATAGAGGTCGAAGACAGACACGGATTCCCCGAGAACGGCGAGGAGCCGATAATCTGTCTCACGGCGTGGGACTCGTTCGATGACGAGTACGACGTATTTGTCTTTGACGCTGACGCGCCCGACGAGGTCGACGGCGCGCGCGTCCACTCCTACGAGACAGAGGAGGAGATGCTCGACGGTTTCCTCTCGTACGTCGAGGAGAAGGACTTCGACCTGTTTTCGGGATGGAACTTCAACGACTTCGACGCGCCGTATCTCATCGACAGACTCGACGTACTCGACCTCGACTCGGCACGTCTGTCACGTCTAAACGAGGTCTGGCACTCCGACTGGGGCGGTCCCACAGTCAAGGGTAGGACGACGTTCGACCTCCTCTACGCCTACCAGAGGATGAAGTTCACGGAGCTAGAGTCGTACCGCTTGGACGCGATTGCCGAGGAGGAACTCGGCGAGTCGAAGGTACATTACACCGGAAAGATAGGCGACCTGTGGCACGATGACACCAAACGTCTCTTGGAGTACAACAAGATCGACGTCGAGCTATGTGTCCGTATAGACGAGAAGGTCGACATAATAGACTTCTTCCGCGAGCTG
It encodes:
- the ribH gene encoding 6,7-dimethyl-8-ribityllumazine synthase, translating into MVDLGLVVAEFNRDITSQMEEVAREHADFLDADVVETVYVPGVYDMPLFVKKLCQRDDIDSVVTLGVVIEGETDHDDVVVSNASQKISDLSLEYDTPVALGVSGPGMSRIEAHSRVDYAKRGVESAVKMARRLDDI